GATGAGTGGCTGCCGACCCCAGAAGAACTGTCTGCCCCTCTGCACAAGGCCACTGTGAGGAAGGGGTCTGGCTGGAGGCTCTGTCCAGCCCACCCCCAGCTGCTGGGAGAGAAGGCAGACCCTGGGTCCCTGGTGCTCTTAGTGTCTGCAAGGGAAGGCGGCAGAAGAGGGTCTGAGAGGAGAAAAGGCTGGGGTCGGGTATGGGGCAGGCCAGGGGGCAGGCCCACGGTATTTCACCAAGAATATGCGGCGCTGTCAAACCAACGTGGAGATGACAATGATGACCACCAGAATGAGGACagtgatggacagacagatggcaATAAAGACTTTCttctgtgggagaggaagcagGGTAGGGGGGGTGGGTGTCAGGGAAACTCAGGAGTGGAGGGAGGGCCACCCGGGGGGAGGGGTGGCGGGGGGAAGGGCGGAGGCTCACCTTGCGCGCCTTCTTCTGGTTCTCCAGGGCCACCTTGACATGTTCCTGCCCACGTTCCACATAGTCTGCTGAGCTCAGAATGTTCTTCTCAATCCGGTTGATCATCTCCCCCTGCTCGGAAGAGGAGGCGGTTCAGGCAGGAAGGAATGACTGGGGGCGGAAGGCCCAGCagctcctctgcccaccccatCCAGAGGACTGAAGGACACTCCTGGCAGAAAACGGTGCACTAAGGAAGAGGTGGGGACAGGACCGCATGTGACAGAAGTCCACACGCCTGGGGATGGCTTCCAGGCTCCCTCCTACCGTATGCTCCCTTCTGTCCTGCACCCTCGCCCCATACAATTTCTACTCGCAGTGCTGGCTGGGAGCGGAGCACCTTGAATGGCTCATATGTTTTCACAGAGGGTGATCTTTTGTCCCCTCGCAAACCTGTCTGAAGTCCCTTGTTCTTTAGGCCTGGCTCCCAGCTGCTGGGAAGCCCTCCCTATCGCTGCCTCCTCACAGTACCACCAGCCTTCAGATCCTGGACTCCTACAGAGTGAAATCTCTCCCCCAGGACTCCCAGCTGCAAAAGGGCACTGGGGTCAGCTCCTCCCAGATGGACCTGGAAGCTCCCTTTATCATGAGATAAGGGCCGGGGGAAGAataccacctcccaccccacccttgtCTACATTTTAGGAGGCAGGCCCCTCTAGGGGGCAACTGAAGAGCTCTTAAGTGTACAAGAATGGATTCTGTTGCTGGAGGAGGAGCCAGGGTTGGGGCCATACGTGGTGTgggctgcagttcaagggatggGGTACAAGGTATAAAGCAGTAATTATTGGAGTAGCTACTGAGGAGGATGAAATCTGGGAACACAGCTAAGGATAGAAGTAAGGGCCAGTCTGGAGGGTAACAAAAGCCTTGGTGAAAGAGGCTAAGGGTGGAAGCAGGCTGACAGTCATGACATGCTCTCACATCTGGGGACTGGATCGAGCCCAGCCAGCAGCCTCAGGCACCCACCTGCATCTCCACTTCAGTGGCTAAAAAAGTGAAAATCTCATGAAGTTCACGGATACTGCGCTCCAGCTGCTGGATCTCGCTGTGCCGGGCCGAGATCTCATTTAGGGCCTGTCGAGTCACTTGTGTATCCTTCAGTATCTGCAGAGTGGACAGGAGTGATGGGACAGGTCACAAGGAAATCAGCAGCACGTTTAGAAGTTCCTGTTCAGCTCTGGGGCAGCCCTCGGGCCTAGAACTGGGGCCCAGGCCCTAATGAGGGATGCCAGGCAGGCTAATATGTTCCCTTCTGGGCCTCAGGATTCCCTCCATGAAAAAGggccaggagggcttccctggtggctcagtggtaaagaacccacctgctaatgcatgagataccagttcgatccctgatggaagaagatcccacctgctgcggagcagctaagcccgtgtgccacaactactgagcctgtgctctagagccccagaaccacaactactgagctcacgggCTgtagggcctgtgctccacaacaaaagaagccattgcaaggagaagcccatgcaccgcaactggagaacagcccctgcttgctgcaactagagaaaagcctgcacagcaacaaagacccagcacagctaaaaataaataaataaataattttttaaaaaaaggactcaGAGAGGATGGGGGGCCCAGCAGAGAGAGGCTGGTGGGGGCCACTCACATTGGACACAAACACCTCGCTCTGCCCACTGTCCAGCATCTGCTCCAGCTCCTTGTCAGACACCATTCCAGCATTTGCTGTGAAGGAAAAGGCCAGGCTCAGAGCTGGTTGGGTCAGCTGACCCTGTGTGCCGGGCACCACAATGGGCACCACAACTCACTGATCTTCAGCTGCCTCCGAATCCGCTCCACGTTCTTCTCCCGGTATTCAGACTGCATTAAGTTGCACTTGTTGATGAGCTCCACAAATTGCTGGGACAGGACCCCGTGCtaaggagggagaagagaagctGGGGACCCCTGGGCAGATCCCTGCCTGGTCTGGGCCTCAGCAGCCCCTTGGGTACAATGAGCAAAGAGCATGAGCTCAGAGGTACCTGTGGCCTTGACCTCTTTGAAAGGCTCCCGTGGTCTCTCAAAGTAAAAGCCATAGCCTTTCCCAGGGCCTACAAGGCCCTACAGgacccaccccttcccaccttccctctctcATTTTATGTCCCCACactgtctccctctctccttccctccagccACAGTGGGCTCCTGACTCCTCCCTGATCAGAACACAGCCCCACGTCAGGCCTCTGCAGTTGCCAGTTCTTCAGCCCAGAATGCTCAGGCCCCACAGAAGCCTGGAAGTCTTTGTTCCAGTGTCACCTTTGGAAGTTTTCTCCACCTTGTTGGAATCTGCCTTCTCCCGCTGTTCTcaatccctcttctcttttcccttaaTACTTCTATGTTCTACAATAATTGACTGATTTATTATGGTgactctctctccccactggaaTGAAATCTCCATGAGGATAGAGATCATTTGTTGACAGCTGTTTCCTAAACAGCTAGAAAAGGGTCTGGCATACAGTAGGCCCTCAAAGAATATTAGTGGAATGCTGGCTGAACACCACCCTCCCTGCTTAGACTAAAGGTGTGCCAGGATACCTGGCAGTCAGCTGATTGCCCAGATTTTGCAGGCCCACCTGGGCACTCAGCCTCTCACACAATGACTACCACAAgcccctcacccctcaccccccgGAAATGCCTTCCCTGCTTGTCCATTTTCCTGATGTCTAAAATCTGCTCATTCCTTGGAGTTCCTTTTTTCCAGGACACATCTGCTATCCTGGGTTCAGCTGCACCCTTTCAAGATGCCCAAATTGTAGAGGGGGCAGTTCTTGAGGCACCAACCTACTGTGTTCCCCTCtttgtttggcaaagtaataaagctactctttccttctcttccattaaaaaaaaaaaaaaaaaagcccaaattgTTCAATCTTCAATCTGGGATCTTTGCTGAGTTCTGGGCCCACCTACTCCACCTCTGATCTCCAAGAACTCCAAACCATGCCTCTCTGGGCACCCAGAGGATACTGCTCAGACCATTTCAAATCTCCTTATTAAGATGATGATACTGTGGccttcccccaacacacacaccagggaagttcctctttctaACTTCTTGAATTCTGTCCTTGGGGCAGAGGATGTCCCCATCACATGGGTAGGGAACCACCTAGTCACTTGACTGCACCCTCTTTTTCCCTGGGCAGAGTCATTAACTACCAAGTCCTACCTGAGTAATGTCTTTGTCATCTATGCAAGCTTAACTCCCCATCTTGGCTTCTAGAAAGTATATCTCCTACAGCCAAGCCCAGATCATGTCTGGGGTCTCAGCAACTTCTCACTGAATGGAGGAGAAGAAGGCAAGGTGTTATAATGGATTGGAAGTCAGAAGACCCGGGTTCTTGACCTTGAGGTAAATCCTTTTTttatctctgagccttagtttcctcatttggaaaatcATCAGGTTGGATTTAATGATCTCTAAGAGCCCTGCCTTCTTACATCTGCCATCTAATGATCTACTGAACACTTGCTGAAATGTCCTACTTCTGGGAATAATGAACCCACCTGGGTTTTTCTCATTCTTGTGTTGACGGAGTTATAATTCTCATCAGCTTCCTCCTTCTGGGGCTCTATGGCTATGGAAAGACACAAAAGTATTGGTAGAGGAGGGGGTTTGACCTCTGGCTTCTGAAATTCATTTGGGGACTGGGACCCAGCCACCCAGCCATACAATAGAGATACAATATCTCCacggggcttttttttttttttttttttttaataaaattcatcaTAAAATGACTACTTCTGAGCCTCTGACAGGcaaaagtatatttttctttgcaaTAAATACATCAGAGAATTCCCACATGTTTGGAGAAGGTTCCTAACAAAACCCACATCTTCCCGCCCAAAGAATACACACTGGGCAGCAAGAATTGTAGGAGTACAGATGATCCTTGCAcaactgtgtgggtccacttatacccaacttttaagaaaataaatgcatactacagtactacacaatCCACAGTTGCATGAATCCACCCTTGCAGAACCTGGGATGTGGAAGGCAGACTATACAGTTATATGTAGATAATGACCTGAAGGTAGCAACGCTAACCTCTGCCTTGGACAAAGATCAAATGGAAATGGTTTCATTATAAATAAGGGAACCTGAGAGGCAGGCATATGCTGTGGAAAGAACTTTGGACTGGAAGCCAGGAGATGGAGATTCTAGACTTtggcctgctgtgtgacctggataTATATCACTGGCCTCTCTGGACCACACACTCCCCAGATATACCAGGAGTTGGGCAGGATCAGAGGAAAGTATCTGGCTGAGGTCCTAGGAGCTCACCCTTCAGCTGCGCGCGGATGTCCCTCCCTAGCTGTTTGATCTCGTCGCGCAGGTTCTGCAGGTCCTGCTTCATGCCTAAACAAGAGAAAGCCATGATGCCCAAATAGCAACCTCTACCTCAACAAATCTCCCTGGCCACCACCTGTGTGGAACTACAACCCCCACAAGCCCTCTGGTTGAGCATGCGTTCTGCACCCAGGGTTTCACTCACTCTCCTCGGGAAGGGGCGTGGCCAGGATGGTGACCTGCTGCTTCTCCAACTCTCGGACTTTATTCTCTAGCTTGACGATAGTCTGCCGAATTGTCCGAACCTGGGGACGATGACCGAGAGGGCTGAGGGAGATATGGGGGGTGCTCCAGGCTGCTCTGCTTCTCGGGCCCTCCAGCCCCCTCGTGAATCCTGGCTGAGATTCCAGCCTCTTACCTTCTGGAAGAACTCATCGTCCGGGCTCCCCAGCCGTGCAGTACCCGGGTGTACCACCAGCGCGACTCGCTCCTTGTCTTCATCGTCCGAGCTGTCATCCCCCTGCCAGGGCCGGGGTCACTGGCATCACTTCCTTGCTACTGCTCTCCCCCAGCAGAACTCACGGGCTTCCGGGACTTACCTTCCTACCCCACAGTCATCCCTCCCGGCCCCGAGGACCAGGAGTCCTGCATTCCGGCAGACGCCATCCCGTCCACCCGGCCCCAACCCTGCTGCGCCAAATTCTCACCTGCCTCAGCTCGTGGGTCCTGTCCCGCATGGCGGCCCGAGATCCCTCTCGCCGGCGCCGGAGCCCGGCGGGCCTCAAGATTCTAAGTTTGGAACTCCCGTACCCAACTCACACTCTGACACTCCCCTCCGCCCTCACCCTGCAGACCCCAAACCCTCCCCCAAGAGTCGCTAGAGGCTCTGTCCCTGGCACCATTCACAGTTTCAAAGGGAAGGAGCCGACCTCGGGGACCCCCAAGATTCCACAGGTTGgaattcccttttctttccccccCCCGCCCTCTCCTGTAGCCTCGGCCCCGCCCCCTCTGGAAAGACTGGAGCATGCGCACCGGATCGCgtctcttccccaccccagggaaAGGCTGAGGTCGGAAGCCGCAGCGCCCCGAACGGAAGCGAAATTGCCAGGACGTGAGAACCCGCCCCCTTTGCCGGAACTATCGCATCTTCCAGCGGAAATCTAGTTGCCAAAACGGGTGGGAATGCGTCATTGGTACGTGATCTGTGAGGCCCCCTCATCTCGCATCACACCATAGTACAACCCCCCCGCTCGCGTCATGTGACCAGCCTGGTCCCAGTCTCAGACCACAGAACGTGACGCTTCGACTGTCACATGTCTCGGCCCTGTCAACTCCATCTCCGGAACACCTATCTCCCCACGACGTCCTCGGCACCCCGCGCCCGAGATACCTCCCTTCAGAACCCCCgcgaggcggggagggggcgctgACTACCCCCAGAGACAGTGGGTGGTAGGACCCAAGCTGAATCCGGCTTCCTTTCTTTTGGGTCTGCGAGTGTGGGCAGACTGACGACTTCGAATTTGGAGCTGTCAACATCATGAGACCTTGAAATTCAGAAAAGAATAAGATCCAGCGTCAGAGAATTGCAAGGTTTTGTAGGCAGAGCATCTGGGGGTGGGAAGTGACCTCACCCGAGGCGGAACTCTCTTCTCCCGCATACTCCTGGCACAGTTTCTGACAGGTGGGCGGCTGGCTGGCGCCCGGCTTGAACACTGCAGTCCCGCTGCACGCACCACCTTCAAGCAGGGCATTTCAGGGCAGCTCGGGCTAAGAAAACGGTCTGTTACATTGAGCAGCATGTCACTTAGACAACCCCCTCCCCAGACCCCCACCTTGCACTGGGGTATACCCTCTGGAACCCACAAAAATATTCCATATTGTCGTGGCCTGTGAGTTACTAAAGTGAGGGCA
This portion of the Bos indicus x Bos taurus breed Angus x Brahman F1 hybrid chromosome 25, Bos_hybrid_MaternalHap_v2.0, whole genome shotgun sequence genome encodes:
- the STX4 gene encoding syntaxin-4 isoform X1; its protein translation is MRDRTHELRQGDDSSDDEDKERVALVVHPGTARLGSPDDEFFQKVRTIRQTIVKLENKVRELEKQQVTILATPLPEESMKQDLQNLRDEIKQLGRDIRAQLKAIEPQKEEADENYNSVNTRMRKTQHGVLSQQFVELINKCNLMQSEYREKNVERIRRQLKITNAGMVSDKELEQMLDSGQSEVFVSNILKDTQVTRQALNEISARHSEIQQLERSIRELHEIFTFLATEVEMQGEMINRIEKNILSSADYVERGQEHVKVALENQKKARKTLRAPGTQGLPSLPAAGGGLDRASSQTPSSQWPCAEGQTVLLGSAATHPWGPHPWVTVPGGRPAVSCLAETCSFVRN
- the STX4 gene encoding syntaxin-4 isoform X3, whose amino-acid sequence is MRDRTHELRQGDDSSDDEDKERVALVVHPGTARLGSPDDEFFQKVRTIRQTIVKLENKVRELEKQQVTILATPLPEESMKQDLQNLRDEIKQLGRDIRAQLKAIEPQKEEADENYNSVNTRMRKTQHGVLSQQFVELINKCNLMQSEYREKNVERIRRQLKITNAGMVSDKELEQMLDSGQSEVFVSNILKDTQVTRQALNEISARHSEIQQLERSIRELHEIFTFLATEVEMQGEMINRIEKNILSSADYVERGQEHVKVALENQKKARKNQLKLQPVAPTGI
- the STX4 gene encoding syntaxin-4 isoform X2, which encodes MRDRTHELRQGDDSSDDEDKERVALVVHPGTARLGSPDDEFFQKVRTIRQTIVKLENKVRELEKQQVTILATPLPEESMKQDLQNLRDEIKQLGRDIRAQLKAIEPQKEEADENYNSVNTRMRKTQHGVLSQQFVELINKCNLMQSEYREKNVERIRRQLKITNAGMVSDKELEQMLDSGQSEVFVSNILKDTQVTRQALNEISARHSEIQQLERSIRELHEIFTFLATEVEMQGEMINRIEKNILSSADYVERGQEHVKVALENQKKARKKKVFIAICLSITVLILVVIIVISTLV